The region agaatccgtttcacagtgttatgaaacggaatctgtattccgtttcaaaaaaaattgcaaatttttttacgaaatggattacagaatccgtttcacagtgttatgaaacggattctgtaatccgtttcgtaaaaaaatttgcaattttttttacgaaacggattacagaatccgtttcataaccATGTGACACGGATTATCCGTTtcgtaaaaaattaaaactctcAAACCGATACTGGGATGGAGAACAAACGAAGAGTAGAAGAAATAaggttttgggggtgcaggacGTTGGCGACGCAATAAATTTTACTGCGTCCCATCCACTTTCACCCACTCTTTCATCCATAGTAAATAAAGGTATAACAGTCATTTTTGGAGGTACAGAAGAACTATTGGAGGTGCAGGAGAAGCTCCCGCAAAACTTATTCCAACCTCCGCAACCATATCTAAAaatgtttcttatattttgtttattggGAAGGAAACGAGTTAAGTCGAATTCATTACGGAAAATTTATGCTTGACTTGTGAAACAAAAAcgagttaaatttaatttatttatttatttgagtttaattgaaagtttttttttttgtttattttaagaaatgaagtttttaaatttgattacttACTTATTTTTGCtttcctatttttttaacttatcacTTTACTGTTTAGGAAATATTTGACTTAAGTGAACGAAGTTAATTGACAAACGAATTATTTGacctagaaaattaaaatattattaaatttatctatttaaaatatttttattttttaaacaaaaatgtttttgataaattatgttttagaacgtaactttttataattttcactaTTGTAAATTGAGCTTTTAATAACGTTTGAAAAAgggttttaaaaatagttttacacTCATTGTTAATAAACGAATCGTTATAAGTTATTTTGTTTGATAActgattttcaaactttttttatttttaccggCAACTTTTGTAACCtttgttagaaattttatttgtttacaaaatttttaatgataataactttgaaattgtCGTAAAAGtaagttaaatttatatattatgtttattgaGTTagtttttagataatttttatcttttaaaacttctctagtaaaaatattaaatatatagaaaacgTTATCAACTAAAAGACTCAGAAAGTACttattgaaaaagtttaatctgtttatttttcttagtcTTTATTTGtttaggttttaaaaataatataaatataagatgaAGATTAACATTTGATgggatcaaattcaaattagttttgttttcttttgttagtAGTAAAAAGTTTCATTAAATCGTTAAgataattacttaaattttatccaacaaattaatatatgttataatcaattaataaaatgtaaaaactCAAGCCTCCTTTCTTACTGGAGTGCCCTTCACTAATTATTCCCTTTGTGggtctattatatattatatgcatctacttttctaaaaaaaacaaaaagagagagaaaagctAAAACATGAATTAACAAATGGAGTAAGTAATAATTTCCAACCAATTTAGTTGATGGAAATTGTTTTCATTTACAAAAAGGACTTTTATcgaaaaagaaaagtagaagataaaatattattaaaataccgGTATAATATAtgtacaaataatataataatatacaataatataatatattaaaacaatatttttaataaagaaacatGTATACAAATAATGAATGTGGTCTCAAATTGGATTGAGATAATAttatactatttaaaaaaaaattaaaagacatatatagcaactaaataaaaataaaaataatgatatttgacACTGACTGTCTTGTCACATGGTAATGACAGTGTCACGTGACATACCAAGGACATGTGGTAAcaaacaatttttacaaaaaattaaaagattaaaaaaaacacacaaattgacatgtggcatgttGCTAACGTGGTTAGtgaagtttttttaataacctaattaagacattttttcaaaaaagttaAGACCTAATTTATACttgtttcaaaatttatgatgtaattgaatttttttaaaagagggTTCCACATTGAAACGTTCAAACCAAAGTGGAaaccaaaagagtaataaaCCATAcaataaaaggttaaatatatttttagtccctaaactttaaagtgAAATTGGAATTTGTCATTATCTAACACTTGAATATATTTTGGTccccaaattttaaaaatgaatgaaaataattcttttaacctCATTACCTTAAAGTCTTTTTTAGTGTCAAACGCATTTCTCTGCTGACATTGAAGCGAAAACATTtcaacagtgtaaataattcaaattatagCGTGAAACGCatttgacatgtcaaaaaatttaacacaatTGGATTAAAAGGATTATGTCCATTCATTTTAAAGGTTtgaggaccaaaatatatcaaagtttcgaacatggacgaattctaatttcgcgtcaaaattcagaaactaaaaacatatttaactctaaaataAATTACGTTGAAACTACTTAGATTCACACAATTTAGGCTAGCTATGATTTATACAAGAATTATAGCATACTTCTCTGTAGTTTCtgtataaattttctttaatgatATTAAGCTACATCTATAAAAGAATCATAGTCTATATCTTtgtactttaaaatttttgaaaaataataggCTACAATTAGATAGAGGAACTATGGcttattcttatattttgaattcataCAAACTACATGTTTGAGGAAAACATAGTCTAGGTAATTAGAAATGATAGACTATAGATTAAAGCATATATTACTTTGATATGTAGACTCTTTGAAATCTTTAAGGCTTGTGTCTATCCGACGAAGTATACTCATTGTCCTAGCAAAATCTTACTAGACAAAATATACTCACTTATTTTTGTTCAAGCACAAGTTTACCAAACAAAAAGAACATACATACAACAATTGTGCTCTCGGACAAAGCACATATTAAACAATACTTGCGTTTGTCTCAACACGGTGCTTGATTTGATATACAAATTGAATCTATTTGGCTAAACTACAAAGTTTTCCTCTAACATTATTTGATATACACAAAGTTATGCTTTACAATTACAGTAAACATTCACTTAAGTTCGCATTTTTATCTTGAGAGTTTGATGCAGATTTAATTGAGATGTAGACTTGTGAAATTTTAAGAGTTatattacaatatgaaatataaagggtcatataattacaatatagaGTATTATGagtattgaaaatttttaaagattgtaaaaatatgagagaaataaaatatatatatatatatatatatatatatatatatatatatatatatatatataaaagatatgttacaagataaacttattattttattttattcatatattttatttctcgaTCTATCTATACAATATATATGTATGTTGATccgataattttctttttccagaTGGAATGCGaacttaaataaatacaaactcTTAAGCCAATAGTAGTTATTTAATGCacaatcaaatttgttaaaaggtaaatggattggatccaatttttttgtttattataaaatattttttattttgagttagATCTAGTCTGAAGTCACGGTGAATTGACTCCCAaagtttgatttcttttttacaaCTCGACTTgtgtttttaataaaacaaatttctaattttgtttataaaaatgtttttattttataaaattctttaatttttatattttaaaactttaacttttaatcttcataatttttatttaaattttagtcaatataataaataaaatgaaaaatagtaccattttataaaaaaaaatataagtaagatgaatatatttaattaaaaatataagaaaatatttcttcaaaGTTAGAAGGAATGTGAATGttatcttattaaaaatatagtagagataaatatctattttaaaataaataaagtaaaaaactCTTTTACTTTTAACAAGCTTTACCTTTCTAGTTTCTACATTtagaaattgtttttttaatatattatttataatctttCAGTCTTTATTACTACTTTTGATGCTAGAGATATTAAAAGAGTTCACAAATAATATATGAATAggttaaaaaagattaaaattgtattaagaGACTATAAAGtgaatagtttttaaatataagaagtAAAGTTTACATAACTATATAGATACTAAatgagtaattaatttttttttcttttaaattatctcGAACTCTGCTTATACACTATTTGAGGTTTAGAAAGCATTggttataaattgatttttaaaagtactttcaaaaataaatataaacaaataaattaaaattcaaacataTCTTCgtattctttttcaattttttaaataccaatttgagtatttttagaacaaaattaattttccagaaatgacaatttattttaaaaagaattattaacagcttaaaaaatataaataattgttttgtcagtaaataattgtttgaaaacaaaataaattaaatatagccATAAGAATGATTAATAAACACACTTGTCATAGACATTAACAatagaaaaaatacaaaatatattcaggcaaaacaaaacaaaatattaccTTAAAATTGATGTGATGTATGAAAGtactaataaaatatcatacataTGTTAGTTAGTTTATGaggaagaaaataattaatacatttttacgaaaacaaattataataattttcactttcatttttaaattaataaatttagtttctaaaattaggCCTTTTACCGTcgtaaaattaaaagaattaaatgaaattattttttaaattagaagattatatttatgaatttaaaaatatagaataaaatcaattttgataaaaaaaaatattatggagAGTGAAAAAAAGTCATTCCATGTGTTATGGGGAAACAAAGAGAAGaatgtaatgaaaaaatattaggaGGAAAAATAGAAAGctgaaaatatgataaattattagtAGTGGTTAATGAATTTTTCTTGCTGTTCAATTGTGcttattccttttctttttctttgcgTCTTCTTCTGTGTGTTTCTGAAGAAGTGGGGAAAAgaatatatacatcaaaccaATAATTTGTGATAaagtgtttttcttcttcttcttctgacAACTAATACAATAGTCGCAGAAATAGCATCTCTCATTATggaaatcaaattttataattttatacaataaTTCTGCATGCACTTCAAATTATTCTTACACGTCTCTTCTACAATCGTTTatttctcctttatttttattttattttttttcaatatatgtgGATAATGAATCATCCAAGTAGTGAATAACAAATTTAGATTATTTGGATTCAGGTTATAGATATGGtggaaattttaaatatattcatttcgatattttaaaaaaattaatatatcaaaaataatgtattttgaaaatatataagatgAATAATTCCAAATATTCAACAAAGAATCTAGATTCTTCTTGAGTAATtacaatcaaatattaaatataaagaactaaattaatatatatcactctgttttatattttaaaagttatcaaattaataatttatttaaaagtgtttCACTttttgttggaagtcccacagataaagtcaattcacaatatataaatgaaatgcaaacctcaccttataagCTGGTTTTGTAAGATTGGGTTACGTTTAAAGCTCACTTCTAACATGATATCAAAGTCAAGTTAGAACCTATTcgctttcttggacattctgttccacccgATATTAGACCGCTAACGGACCATCCACTAATTTATAGTCTCACACACAAGATGAATATAATACCTTGACGTAAGGGAGTGTGCCGTTAACGGGCCATGATTTTCCTCTCAGATGATAGTTGGAATTACTTATATTCTTTATGTTAATTAGGTTGCCTTAAATATAgtttattacattttttgttaattctttctgatttttaaaatgtataacttttctttctaaatttgagatatatacttatttaaattaattaacacatttttggttataacttataattccttttgaactaaaaaaaataccCAGAACAAGATAATTTGCATACTACGGGAATGAAATGGTTACATTAATTTGTTCCCTCTTACTCTTCATGAGAATTCGCAGAATATATAATAGCCAAAAAAAGTAGTTAATTTTGTTGAAAAGGGTCCATcatgctattttttttattgaatcttAAGCATCTCTTTTAACCTGAACCGGCCACCTGTGAGACATGAATCTAGGAGAAATTGATTCTACTGGAACAATTGACATGTCCATTCTCCAAACataaaaattcacatttatattcATCAATTACTATCACACAAGAATTTGGATGATTGACTTGATGCTAATGCTTAGCATAATCTTAAAAGTTTGATTggaaatgtatattttaatagtaataatacatATGATTTGTGGAAAAAGGGTGaaacaaagaatataaatatgttttgtgGATTTTGTCGAAGGTCCCGTATTGATATATTCAAAATAGGACATATGAGTATGGAATAGAAAAATGTTGTGTTTACATTGGATGAGAGCTTGTCATTCAATTCAAAACTATAACATGATCAAATTTGTGCTACACATGCTCGAGAACATATTGACTATCTGAGCTGATATGTATGCGGTCTAAGTATATATGGACCTTACAATATCATATCAGTCAGAGCAACACTATAACGATCAATGACAAAATATGATTAAGTTAAGGTaatgactaaaatatattagaaaagtaTTAAGTATACTTAATCAAGGTAAATAGTCATACAGACCAGACTCATTTTATTATTGCAACATTTAATACTATTTGATGTATTTTGCTTACTTGAACCTCAGAGTTCAAAAAGTGCCTTTTGCACGTACACCCCATTCGACTTCATAGAAAAGAGGACTTGAGACATCTCAACTTAAAGGTGCTAGAATGAAGTTTGAAATACACTTGAAGAGAGATTGAAGATCTTTGCAGGATATATTTAACCTTACAAAAACATAACTTAAAAGaacatttcattttcattattacataggatcaaatttgaaaaacaacaaagttttagaaaatagagaaattgaaCAAACCAGAAAGTGCAAAAGTTGAAACTGCATATAAATGtatgaaaattttatcttaCACCTATAATGATTTTGTTAAAGTCTATaccaacaaaatttattatttgttaggtATATTATTACATTCACATAAATCTAGTCTCAAACTCAAATATATACTTAGTGTAAGAGAGTGTTGAAAATTctatatttgattaaatataaagataaattataagaTATAAGTATATACAAactaaacttttataaaattgaattatatttaactGTACAAATACGTTTTCAACATTCAATTTAAAGAAATACCGTAGAAGTGAAGATCAAATGTCTTGATCACAATTTGACTTAGGTGATGACTACCTAGTACACTTGTTGAAGAAAATTATGGCAAGTGAGTACGTGTACGATCCATGATGATAGTTCTACGTGGGAACACAAAGCTTGGTTCCATTTCAATGTAGATAAAGTTTCTAGAGTTCCACAATTGAAAGAAAGTGGATTCCATGGTGAATAACTTACATATGCTACATGCATTTAACACGTAAACGATTTGAGGGAAAGTGTTGAGAGCGATTACTTTGTCTTTTATCCCTTAGATAAGATTTATCTTTTAGGTTAACTTTTATTCTCTTCATAACATTCaatggtgtgtgtgtgtatatataggTAATAATAAAGACTCCACACCATATTATCTTTTctatatttagaaaaattattctcttcaaataaaaaagaatcgtAAATAAATTTAGAGCATTTTTTCAGCAAAataatactttgcaatattttttcGAAACCAATTCTGCTTTTACATGATGTGTGCTTATAAGTCACGTTAACGTGGAGCTACGTGTTGTATGGAAAACGTTAATCTTTTTCTTGTCCAAACACCACgcagtaaattttgaaaatggaaTAAGTTACCAAACCCAAAATCGATTATGACCTGAACGCGATTTTGGTGTCCAAAATCGATTATAATTGACAAACTGATAAATGTGTACGCGGATTTTTGTTACCTCCAATACTTgaactttttcttatatggaTATAAacctaattttgtttatttgtatATACTCTCTAAAATAGGAATGagatgaaatatttaaaatttgtatgtatattttaataagtataAGTAAATAAGAGAAGTTAATAATTGTTCACAATATTTTGCATGCAATTCACAACACTTTCTAGCCATAATAAATGTTGATCAtctcaaattaaatattagttataataatcAAGAATGTAAGGTCTTGTCATGCGTGGTTCCCTACAAAATTACGTGTTTCACTTCACCCTACTTGCAATGTGATTTGTAAGATTTTTTATGGGCCCCTTTTGCCCtttcaacaatatatatatatatatatatatatatatatatatatatatatatatatatatatatattcaaaaattagAATTTCAACTTCTAAATTTTAACActcaatatttaataaatatagtattGATATATAATCATCTTATTCATATATTTGCATGTATATTAATATACTGTGATGATATGAAAATTAACATgtcaatattatattaaatattcagAAGTAAAATAGTCTTGAtcaaattataacatatttattaaattgttaaaagaaGTGTGATACGATGAGTTAGTACGAACGGTCCTCAAAATAGGtcaagttaaataaaaaaataatgacttAAATTGAAGTAGGTCTCTGTTTATCTATTCTATTTAACATTTAGACTACAATCTTATGAATCaacttacttttaaaaataataattataactaaaaaaataataaaaaaaatattatcaaaaccTATGTAAGTATCAAAGTTTATAATTCAAATCATTATATctttatattgaaattaatactattgacttattttaaatattaagtattttatttattcttttaaattttaaattattttaataaaaaatgtcttTTATATCGGTTTGAGTATCAAGCtaaaccaaatatatatatttcattttaatgtatattaaatAGAGGTTTATTAGTGAAGAAATTTCCAACTAGATTTTGTTTGTCCGCtgaatttaaaatagaaatccTAAACTTGAtaagatttcattttcattGATATGATAAATCATGTGCATGTAATTGAGCACCTTGTGGAAAAGTTGAATTCTCATTCGCCAAAGATATAATAATGTATCGGGACAAATAGCACAAATTCTTGAGTCTGCTTCAGCCAATACGTTAAGGACACATAGTAGATTCTACGGTTTATCAGACACAAAAACTGATATATACAATACAACATCAAGCTTTTCAGAgcgataaataaataaatgtgtagCATTTTTCATCATTTCTCTCTACTCTAGCATGTTCCCTTGACAATTTTGAAGAACCCAAATTGCTTACTTAAACAGTGTGTTCTTTCCCAAAATAGATAAGCGTGTATGGAATCTCTCTTTATGCTTCTAAACCAAGCCAAGTTCATGGTTTTTATTTCCCTTCATAAACCCTTTTGGCGCCTATAAAATGCCTTCAAAATCTCACTTCTCATGTGCCCTTCTTCACAAAGTTTTTCCCTTTTCTTAGTTTCATTCCAATTCATGTCTAGGGTCATGGAACCACTTTCTGTGGGAAGAGTGATAGGAGAAGTGGTTGACATTTTCAGCCCAAGTGTGAGAATGAATGTGACATATTCCACCAAGGAAGTTGCTAATGGTCATGAGTTAATGCCTTCTACTGTTATGGCCAAACCACGCGTGGAGATTGGTGGTGATGACATGAGAACTGCTTATACCTTGGTAAAATCATCACTCATTCACCCCATCTATGTGTTTGATCATATGCCTCTATTAGTGGTAGTTAACTCAGGGTATTTATGTGTCAAATGGAACATTTAGATCATGACAGACCCAGATGCTCCAAGTCCTAGTGATCCATATCTAAGGGAACATCTTCACTGGTTTGTGTATTATCAAACTCAAACTctccatgttttttttttcttctgtattCTTTGTACTATATGAATTCCATTATTAACTTGGTGACAATTTATCAGGATGGTTACAGATATCCCTGGCACCACAGATGTCTCTTTTGGTTAGTCACTGTCTTACCCCACACTGTGTtgattcttattattattatcagtaTTTCTTAATCTAAGGGTAATGCTTATTATAAAAAGATGCGTGTAAAAAGGACATTTTTTGTTAACAAAAGGGAACTGTTAAACTGGTAACAGGAAAAGAGATTATGGGGTATGAGAGTCCAAAACCAGTAATAGG is a window of Vigna unguiculata cultivar IT97K-499-35 chromosome 4, ASM411807v1, whole genome shotgun sequence DNA encoding:
- the LOC114181280 gene encoding CEN-like protein 1; protein product: MCPSSQSFSLFLVSFQFMSRVMEPLSVGRVIGEVVDIFSPSVRMNVTYSTKEVANGHELMPSTVMAKPRVEIGGDDMRTAYTLIMTDPDAPSPSDPYLREHLHWMVTDIPGTTDVSFGKEIMGYESPKPVIGIHRYVFILFKQRGRQTVRAPSSRDRFNTRRFSEENGLGLPVAAVYFNAQRETAARRR